A stretch of Hydractinia symbiolongicarpus strain clone_291-10 chromosome 9, HSymV2.1, whole genome shotgun sequence DNA encodes these proteins:
- the LOC130656416 gene encoding uncharacterized protein LOC130656416: MAEMIVARVTLKLAWQLFAPMTANMLEQGDVSEEKIRQMLLSEFTKIHEHLNALRRKELVAAIAFLETGFEVLKKDQATAKEEFKKARDAAQMAFGVVPEPHDKVLATKILVTSTMHEFNTNLDTSKSLCSKYLERMNTLPEVIRACELIFTPQISLTNKFLSYSGKSKREDILQDVAEINKCVYDYFTEQLRTEMTPPPVIRFNSYHINPVTDMILKRKPVVVTEVEKHLSGYISVSMTTHYIFAALGQLSGSNIVNDIIAIHISTGNVTHLLGHEKIVLSICTNTKHLFSASYDKTILIWDIETLQPVKTLAEHKGSVRSVCLSEEYLFSGSADTTVKVWSLENDFECVHTLQLQQAVVKVTCSRRKFLFCLNGIKNIEIWNVNNFTKLHSFDAKDQATNIIANDNYMFIPTKTKEGDSIEFWNLGSLQMVTTMKESGQNFMKSYNSPYFFCGNEKIKMFSTTSQRLIMEESVFVGGKIKYMWMRACQLYILYQDSNEKHYIIKY; the protein is encoded by the exons ATGGCCGAAATGATCGTAGCTCGTGTTACATTGAAACTAGCATGGCAGTTATTTGCACCAATGACAGCCAACATGTTAGAACAAGGTGATGTTTCCGAAGAAAAAATACGACAGATGCTTTTATCAGAGTTTACCAAAATACATGAACATTTAAATGCGTTAAGAAGGAAAGAGTTAGTCGCAGCAATAGCATTTTTAGAAACAG GTTTTGAGGTATTAAAAAAAGACCAAGCCACAGCCAAAGAAGAATTCAAAAAAGCACGAGATGCCGCCCAGATGGCGTTTGGCGTAGTTCCCGAACCTCACGACAAAGTCCTCGCAACAAAGATCTTAGTTACATCCACAATGCACGAGTTCAACACAAATTTGGACACTTCAAAAAGTTTATGCAGTAAATATTTGGAAAGAATGAACACGCTGCCTGAAGTCATCAGAGCGTGCGAATTAATATTTACCCCGCAGATAAGTTTAACCAACAAGTTTTTATCCTATAGTGGTAAATCAAAACGGGAGGACATCTTGCAAGACGTGGCAGAAATAAACAAATGCGTATATGACTATTTTACAGAACAGCTAAGAACAGAGATGACTCCTCCGCCTGTTATTCGCTTTAATAGTTATCATATCAATCCAGTAACAGACATGATTTTAAAAAGGAAACCTGTTGTCGTAACAGAGGTGGAAAAACATTTATCTGGGTACATTTCTGTTTCCATGACAACACATTACATTTTTGCAGCGTTGGGTCAACTCTCTGGTTCTAACATTGTAAACGACATTATAGCTATCCATATCAGCACAGGTAACGTCACGCATCTTCTAGGACACGAGAAAATCGTTCTTTCTATTTGCACTAACACAAAACATCTATTCTCTGCTTCCTATGACAAAACCATTTTAATTTGGGACATCGAGACATTACAACCAGTAAAAACACTGGCGGAACACAAGGGCTCTGTACGTAGTGTTTGCCTTTCGGAAGAGTATTTGTTTAGTGGTTCCGCTGATACAACTGTGAAAGTATGGAGTTTGGAGAATGACTTTGAATGCGTGCACACGTTACAATTACAACAAGCAGTCGTGAAGGTGACATGCTCAAGAAGAAAATTCTTATTCTGCTTAAACGGAATTAAAAATATAGAGATTTGGAATGTAAATAATTTTACGAAGTTGCATTCGTTCGATGCGAAAGATCAAGCCACCAACATCATAGCGAATGATAACTACATGTTCATACCCACTAAGACAAAAGAAGGAGACTCGATAGAGTTTTGGAACCTAGGAAGTCTGCAAATGGTGACAACGATGAAAGAATCTGgacaaaattttatgaaaagTTACAATTCTCCATACTTTTTCTGCGGcaacgaaaaaattaaaatgtttagcACTACATCGCAGAGACTAATTATGGAAGAAAGCGTCTTTGTAGGTGGGAAAATAAAGTACATGTGGATGAGAGCATGTCAGTTATACATACTGTATCAAGACAGTAATGAGAAACACTACATAATTAAGTACTAG